In Ectothiorhodosinus mongolicus, one DNA window encodes the following:
- the puhB gene encoding photosynthetic complex putative assembly protein PuhB, giving the protein MSHDDDHAVEPIRGLPELPPKGEFILWQGAPHWTTLALRAFHLRKVIVFLGLFLFLRGLTGFIETQTVFGALLSMGFVFMLSLTAIGLFMALAYATARATVYTITNQRVVIRFGVALQMTINLPFALIESASLKTYRDGTGDVPMKVDPEQRISYVVLWPHVRPWRWLNPQPMLRGIPNAQAVAEVLANAMAENAVQRGQSSQDPDQGTAATVGA; this is encoded by the coding sequence GTGAGTCACGACGACGATCATGCCGTTGAGCCGATTCGCGGTTTGCCTGAACTCCCCCCCAAGGGGGAGTTTATTTTGTGGCAGGGCGCACCGCATTGGACAACCTTAGCGCTACGCGCTTTTCACCTGCGCAAGGTGATCGTCTTTCTGGGTCTTTTCCTATTTTTGCGTGGTCTGACAGGCTTTATTGAAACCCAAACGGTTTTTGGTGCGCTGCTCTCCATGGGCTTTGTATTCATGCTCTCGTTAACCGCTATTGGTCTGTTCATGGCCCTCGCCTATGCTACGGCGCGCGCAACCGTGTATACCATCACCAATCAACGCGTAGTGATTCGCTTTGGTGTGGCGTTGCAGATGACCATCAACTTACCGTTCGCACTCATCGAAAGTGCTTCGTTGAAGACTTATCGCGACGGTACGGGCGATGTGCCCATGAAAGTGGATCCAGAGCAGCGAATTTCGTATGTGGTGTTGTGGCCACATGTGCGTCCTTGGCGCTGGCTTAACCCCCAACCGATGCTGCGCGGCATTCCTAATGCGCAGGCAGTCGCTGAAGTGTTGGCTAATGCCATGGCCGAAAACGCCGTGCAGCGCGGTCAATCATCACAAG
- the puhA gene encoding photosynthetic reaction center subunit H yields MPTGAITEYINVAQVALYVFWFAFAALIYYLHRENKREGYPLESDRSPYITVQGYPAAPGPKEYLEKDGSKNIIANGNPDTREIHAKPVANYPGAPLEPTGNPMVDGVGPASWANRADIPDVTMDGVPRIVPMRIAGHGFAVSSNDPDPRGMKVVALDGKVAGECLDIWVDRSEAMPRYLEVKLADGGIRLVPMFLTKIARSEYGPAKGTPKERSEDYRERFVRVVSVKAEHFAEAPTVKDPESITRLEEDKIMAYFGGGHFYATPQRKYKFL; encoded by the coding sequence ATGCCAACCGGTGCCATCACTGAATATATCAATGTTGCCCAAGTCGCCCTGTATGTATTCTGGTTCGCCTTTGCAGCTCTAATCTATTATCTACATCGCGAGAATAAGCGGGAAGGTTATCCGCTGGAGTCTGACCGCTCGCCTTACATCACCGTACAAGGCTACCCCGCCGCTCCCGGGCCCAAGGAATACTTGGAGAAAGACGGCAGCAAAAACATTATTGCCAATGGCAATCCCGATACCCGCGAAATCCACGCCAAGCCTGTGGCCAACTATCCCGGTGCACCGCTAGAGCCGACGGGTAACCCAATGGTCGATGGCGTCGGCCCCGCTTCTTGGGCCAATCGCGCCGACATCCCCGATGTCACGATGGATGGCGTGCCGCGTATTGTTCCCATGCGCATTGCCGGTCATGGTTTTGCCGTGTCGTCCAACGATCCCGATCCGCGCGGCATGAAGGTGGTTGCGCTGGATGGCAAGGTTGCCGGCGAATGTCTGGATATTTGGGTGGACCGCTCCGAGGCGATGCCGCGGTACCTCGAAGTCAAACTGGCCGACGGCGGTATCCGCTTAGTGCCTATGTTCCTGACCAAGATCGCGCGCAGTGAGTACGGCCCGGCCAAGGGCACACCGAAGGAGCGTAGCGAAGACTACCGTGAGCGCTTCGTTCGTGTGGTCTCGGTCAAAGCCGAACATTTCGCTGAGGCCCCAACGGTCAAAGACCCCGAATCCATCACGCGTCTTGAAGAAGATAAAATCATGGCGTATTTTGGAGGCGGTCATTTTTACGCAACCCCACAACGCAAATATAAGTTCTTGTGA